ACGCCGCACCGCATCATCTACAAGCTGCGCGAGCTTACGGGCGTCGAAGAGATGGGCGGCACCATGCGCCTCGGGGCCTGGGCCTGCGTGCTCGAACCCGGCTCGCTGGCCGCCAAGGCCTACGGGACCACCGAGATCTCCGAGCGTCATCGCCACCGCTACGAGTTCAACCGCGAGTACGAGGCGGTCCTCACTGGCGGCGGACTGCGCCTGACGGGCACCACGCCGGACGCCACGTATGTCGAGATCGTCGAGATTCCGGACCACCCGTTCTTCCTCGGCTGCCAGTTCCACCCCGAGTTCAAGTCGAAGCCGCTCGAGCCGCACCCGCTCTTCCGCGACTTCGTTGGGGCCAGCCACAAGAACCGCCGCGCGCAGATCACGCAGTCGGAGTCGAGCCACACCGCAGTCCCCTCCGCCAAAGCCTAGGTTTCTCTCATTGGTCGGAAGCAAACATTCCTGTTTCCGACCAACGGGAGGACCAAGCGAAGGCACTTCGTGCCGTTCTCGGGGCGGTATAGGCAGGATCGTCAGCATGGGGCCTCCCGCTGGTCGGCAGCGCGAAGCAATAAAAAGGCGTGGAAACGCCCGCCCGCCGCGCAGGCGGCCCGTCCGGTAGGGCAAGCCTTATCAAAGGGAAATCAGCATCCCCCATCCTCCAACTCATTGAGGAGCATCGAATCCTCTTATGACCACCCAATACAACTCCGGCCGCAGCTCCTCCGGCAGCCTCCTGCTCTTCCTCTTCGCCCTGCTGCTGGGCGCGGCGTCTCTGGTCGTCTTTCTGCGCAACGCGACCTCCGGCCCCATGGCCCGGATCGCCAGCCTAGTCATCGGCCGGACGTCGAGCTTCGACACCTCCGTCCCTGCCGTGGTCCAGAAGATCCAGCGGCTGAACCGTCTGGAGACGGTGGTCTACTCGCTGGATACCGTGGTCGAGGGCAACCGTTCGAGCGCGATCTTCCCCGACCTGCTGGCCGGTGACCGGCTGCTGATGGTGGTGCACGGCCAGTCCATCGCGGGCATCGACCTGGCCAAGCTGAAGCCGGAGGACGTCCGGATCAGCGGCCCGAACCGCGCATCGATCCACGTAACCCTGCCAGCCTCCGAACTGTTCGTGACGACGCTCGACAACCAGCACACGCGGGTCTACGCCCGTTCGACCGGCCTGCTGGTGCCGGTGGACCAGAACCTCGAATCGGACACCCGAGCAAAGGCCCAGCAGCAGCTACAAGCGGCAGCCCTCTCCGACGGGATTCTGGACGCAGCCCGCAAGAACGCCCGAGCGACGGTAACGACGCTCCTCTACTCGCTCGGCTTCCAAACCGTAGACGTGAATTAGCGAATCCTTGCAACTGCTTTTGCTGTTGTGGCTGCTTTTGTCGTTGCTTGCCCTTTTGCTTTTGCCGTTGTTTGTTCTCTTGCTTTTGCCGTTGCCTGTTCTTTTGGTTGT
This is a stretch of genomic DNA from Granulicella sp. WH15. It encodes these proteins:
- a CDS encoding DUF4230 domain-containing protein, with protein sequence MTTQYNSGRSSSGSLLLFLFALLLGAASLVVFLRNATSGPMARIASLVIGRTSSFDTSVPAVVQKIQRLNRLETVVYSLDTVVEGNRSSAIFPDLLAGDRLLMVVHGQSIAGIDLAKLKPEDVRISGPNRASIHVTLPASELFVTTLDNQHTRVYARSTGLLVPVDQNLESDTRAKAQQQLQAAALSDGILDAARKNARATVTTLLYSLGFQTVDVN